The genomic segment ATCTCCCGCTGCCGTTGTTGCGCTCCCTGCGCGATCACCGCATAGGTGCCCAGTGCTGCCAGTCCCAGCGCGATGGCGCCGAGGAACGTCAGCATCAGCGCGGCAATGCGTGGCACCGCCAGCGACGCCGCCATGTAGGACTCGTAGTCCAGCGAGGCAAACGGCGTGAGCCGGGAATCGATCGAGGTGGTCAGGCGCGCGATGGCGGCGGCCACCGTGGCCGGGGCGGCATGACTGCGCACGGCGAGGGTCAGGTTGCGATGCGCGATCGTTTCCGAGTCGTGATACACGTACGGGAAGGGTGTCTCGTTGAGGGAATAGTATTTGCCTGTCTGAACCACGCCAACGATCCGCGAGTCTCGTCCCCAGATTTTGAACTTCAGCCCCAGCGGGTCGCGTCCCGGGAAGTAGCGGTCCACGAAGGCCTGATTGACCACCGCCACGCGTTCGGATTCAAGCGCGTCGCCTTCGCGGAACTCGCGGCCGGCCAGCAGCGGGATCTGCATGGTGTGGAAATAACCGGGCGAAACAAACCCGACGTGCGTCCCCATCCTTTCGCCGGGTTTGGGGATGTAACCGGGAATCTCAACGCCGCCCCCGGAACCACCTTCGAAACCGAGCGGCAACCAGTCCACCAGCGCCGCTGATTCAACCCCGGGCAGCTCGGCGGCCTCGCGACGCAAGCGCCGATGACGTCGGCCCGGCCGCCGAAGCCATGCTG from the Verrucomicrobiota bacterium genome contains:
- a CDS encoding FtsX-like permease family protein, which translates into the protein MRREAAELPGVESAALVDWLPLGFEGGSGGGVEIPGYIPKPGERMGTHVGFVSPGYFHTMQIPLLAGREFREGDALESERVAVVNQAFVDRYFPGRDPLGLKFKIWGRDSRIVGVVQTGKYYSLNETPFPYVYHDSETIAHRNLTLAVRSHAAPATVAAAIARLTTSIDSRLTPFASLDYESYMAASLAVPRIAALMLTFLGAIALGLAALGTYAVIAQGAQQRQREIGVRLAFGAQPRDIRRLILNQGLGLAFAGIGLGVVAGVAVAQTLAGVLVGVRATDLLAWAGPPVMLVFVTLLACWSPARRAAKVDPMVALRSE